A portion of the Pseudomonas sp. GR 6-02 genome contains these proteins:
- a CDS encoding alpha/beta hydrolase family protein: MVRLCATLLICLFGSLNSVHAAPVLFPHWSVGFHEMTFLDPLDLQPMRAIAFYPSSEREHSSKLEGYTVEAGEDTKVAIGRFPMLMLSHGNTGTPLALHDLATSLARKGFVVVAVIHPGDNSKDHSRLGTLSNLYGRPIQISEAITATLGDRMLAPFVNADQVGVIGYSAGGETALILSGATPDLDRLRRYCHERPDDHDACNTQGELIVDRDDLQPVPDPRVHALLLMAPLSLKFGRQTLADVHVPVLLYSGDGDKLVAFDKNAAALARKLPTAPDFKLLAGAGHFVFLAPCNEEQIAAMPALCTDADGVDRKDIHRNLISEAGRFFSHALGKPSRAGMQTADQ, encoded by the coding sequence ATGGTGCGTCTTTGTGCAACATTACTGATTTGCCTGTTCGGCAGCCTGAATTCAGTGCACGCCGCGCCTGTGCTGTTTCCTCACTGGAGCGTCGGTTTCCATGAGATGACGTTCCTCGATCCGCTGGACTTGCAGCCGATGCGCGCCATCGCCTTTTATCCGTCCAGTGAGAGGGAACATTCCAGCAAGCTCGAGGGTTACACGGTCGAAGCCGGTGAAGACACCAAAGTCGCCATCGGACGCTTCCCGATGTTGATGCTGTCCCATGGCAACACCGGAACCCCGCTGGCCCTGCACGATCTGGCCACCTCGCTGGCACGCAAGGGGTTTGTGGTGGTGGCGGTGATCCATCCCGGCGACAACTCCAAAGACCACAGCCGCCTCGGCACCTTGAGCAATCTTTACGGGCGGCCGATCCAGATTTCCGAAGCCATTACCGCGACCTTGGGCGACCGTATGCTGGCGCCCTTCGTCAATGCCGATCAGGTCGGGGTGATCGGCTATTCGGCGGGCGGTGAGACCGCGTTGATCCTGTCCGGCGCCACGCCGGACCTGGACCGTCTGCGCCGTTATTGCCATGAGCGCCCGGACGATCATGATGCCTGCAACACACAAGGTGAATTGATCGTCGACCGCGATGACTTGCAGCCTGTGCCAGACCCACGAGTGCATGCCTTGTTGTTGATGGCACCGCTGAGTCTGAAATTCGGCCGCCAGACCCTGGCCGACGTGCATGTGCCGGTGCTGCTATACAGCGGCGATGGCGACAAACTGGTGGCGTTCGACAAAAACGCCGCAGCGCTGGCGCGCAAACTGCCGACTGCACCGGATTTCAAATTGCTGGCCGGGGCAGGGCATTTTGTGTTCCTGGCACCGTGCAACGAAGAACAGATCGCCGCCATGCCGGCGCTGTGCACCGATGCCGACGGCGTCGACCGCAAGGACATTCACCGCAACCTGATCTCCGAAGCCGGACGTTTCTTCTCCCATGCCCTGGGCAAACCGAGTCGGGCCGGCATGCAAACCGCGGATCAATAA
- a CDS encoding FMN-dependent NADH-azoreductase, whose amino-acid sequence MKLLHIDSSILGDNSASRQLSGEVVKAWQAAEPGVVVTYRDLAADAISHFSAATLVAAGTAAELRNAAQQHEADLGAQALAEFLAADAVVIAAPMYNFTIPTQLKAWIDRIAVAGQTFRYTEAGPEGLCGGKKVVIVSTAGGLHAGQPTGTAHEEYLKVMFGFLGITDIEFVRAHGLAYGDEVRSKAMSDAQAQISEQLFAAA is encoded by the coding sequence ATGAAATTACTGCATATCGATTCGAGCATTCTGGGTGACAACTCGGCTTCCCGTCAGTTGAGCGGTGAAGTCGTCAAAGCCTGGCAAGCCGCCGAGCCTGGCGTTGTGGTGACTTACCGCGACCTGGCCGCCGATGCCATCAGCCATTTTTCCGCCGCCACGCTGGTCGCCGCTGGCACCGCCGCTGAGCTGCGCAACGCCGCGCAACAGCATGAAGCCGATTTGGGTGCGCAGGCCTTGGCCGAATTCCTCGCCGCCGATGCCGTCGTGATTGCAGCGCCGATGTACAACTTCACTATCCCGACCCAACTCAAGGCCTGGATCGACCGCATCGCCGTAGCCGGCCAGACTTTCCGCTACACCGAAGCCGGCCCTGAAGGCCTGTGCGGCGGCAAGAAAGTGGTGATCGTTTCGACGGCTGGCGGTTTGCACGCTGGCCAACCGACCGGCACTGCTCACGAAGAGTACTTGAAGGTGATGTTCGGCTTCCTCGGTATCACCGACATCGAGTTCGTCCGCGCCCATGGCCTGGCCTACGGTGATGAAGTACGCAGCAAAGCCATGAGCGACGCTCAGGCGCAAATCAGCGAACAACTGTTCGCCGCCGCGTAA
- a CDS encoding MFS transporter, with amino-acid sequence MSVQQLPPQSSMAITLQIVSIVFYTFIAFLCIGLPIAVLPGYVHEQLGFSAIVAGLTIGSQYLATLLSRPMAGRLSDSVGTKRAIVYGLSGIVLSGVLTLLSTLLQSLPLLSLIILIAGRLLLGIAQGLIGVGTISWCMGQVGVEHTARSISWNGIASYGAIAIGAPLGVVMVAELGFASLGIVLSLLALLALLLIRNKPSVPVIRGERLPFWAVFGRIAPFGASLSLASIGYGTLTTFITLYYASRSWTGAAYCLTVFGVCFILSRLLFISSISRFGGFTSAIACMSIETVGLVLLWLAPSTVYALIGAGLTGFGLSLVYPALGVEAIKQVPNSSRGAGLSAYAVFFDLALAIAGPLMGAVALNLGYAWIFFSAALLSVTGLGLTLLLKHRAIGQD; translated from the coding sequence ATGTCTGTGCAGCAACTGCCCCCGCAAAGCTCCATGGCGATCACCCTGCAGATCGTTTCCATCGTTTTCTATACCTTTATTGCCTTCCTCTGCATCGGCCTGCCGATTGCCGTGTTGCCGGGGTATGTGCATGAACAGTTGGGGTTCAGCGCCATCGTTGCGGGGCTGACCATCGGTTCGCAATACCTGGCCACCCTGCTCAGCCGTCCGATGGCCGGGCGCTTGTCGGACAGCGTCGGCACCAAACGGGCAATTGTTTACGGGTTGTCGGGGATTGTGTTGAGCGGCGTGCTGACGCTGCTGTCGACCCTGCTGCAAAGTTTGCCGCTGTTGAGCCTGATCATCCTGATCGCTGGCCGGTTGTTGCTGGGGATCGCCCAAGGGTTGATCGGAGTCGGCACCATCAGTTGGTGCATGGGCCAGGTCGGTGTCGAGCACACGGCACGTTCGATTTCCTGGAACGGGATTGCCTCATACGGCGCCATTGCCATTGGCGCACCGTTGGGCGTGGTGATGGTCGCTGAATTGGGCTTCGCCAGCCTCGGGATCGTGCTGTCGTTACTGGCCCTGTTGGCACTGCTGTTGATCCGCAACAAACCCTCGGTGCCAGTGATTCGCGGCGAGCGGCTGCCGTTTTGGGCGGTATTCGGGCGCATTGCCCCTTTCGGCGCGAGCCTGAGCCTGGCGTCTATCGGCTACGGCACGCTCACCACTTTTATTACCCTGTATTACGCCAGTCGTAGCTGGACGGGAGCGGCTTACTGCCTGACGGTGTTTGGGGTGTGTTTTATTCTGTCGCGGCTGTTGTTCATTTCCAGCATCAGCCGTTTCGGCGGCTTCACCTCGGCCATTGCCTGCATGAGCATTGAAACCGTGGGGCTGGTCCTGTTGTGGCTGGCGCCCTCGACCGTTTACGCCTTGATTGGCGCAGGCCTGACCGGCTTCGGCCTGTCGCTGGTCTATCCGGCGCTGGGCGTGGAAGCGATCAAGCAGGTGCCCAATTCCAGTCGCGGCGCGGGTTTGAGTGCTTATGCGGTGTTTTTCGATCTGGCGCTGGCGATTGCCGGGCCGTTGATGGGCGCGGTGGCGTTGAACCTGGGGTATGCGTGGATTTTCTTCAGTGCGGCGTTGTTGTCCGTGACTGGACTCGGTTTGACCTTGTTACTGAAACACCGCGCCATCGGCCAGGATTGA
- a CDS encoding LysR substrate-binding domain-containing protein yields the protein MQDLNDLYYFAKVVEAGGFAAAGRLLGIPKSRLSRRIAELEERLGARLLQRTTRQLNLTAVGERYLRHCQAMLLEAEMADEAVASMSSEPRGRLRVSCPVGLAHDMFPSVISKFLEKFPQVQLEMLLLNRRVDLVTEGVDVALRVRELGDEDPLLVTRRLRQAQTVMVASPAFLRERQIKTPDDLKNVPILGALEADRLVHLRMLDQQGKACEMTFEARLGIDDFLVRKACTLSGLGFTVLPMMYCEQELENGSLVQLLPDWSLPGGWLQAVYPHRRGVMPAVRAWIDHLIESFNACGDRLL from the coding sequence ATGCAAGATCTCAACGACCTCTACTACTTCGCCAAGGTGGTCGAGGCCGGCGGCTTCGCGGCGGCCGGGCGTTTGCTCGGGATTCCCAAGTCTCGGTTGTCACGACGCATCGCCGAACTGGAAGAACGCCTGGGCGCGCGTCTGTTGCAACGCACCACCCGCCAACTCAACCTGACCGCTGTGGGCGAGCGCTACTTGCGACACTGTCAGGCGATGCTGCTGGAGGCCGAGATGGCCGACGAAGCGGTGGCCAGCATGTCCAGCGAACCCCGGGGGCGGCTGCGGGTTTCCTGCCCGGTGGGGTTGGCCCACGACATGTTCCCGTCGGTGATCAGCAAGTTCCTGGAGAAATTCCCGCAGGTTCAGCTGGAGATGCTGCTGCTCAATCGCCGGGTTGACCTGGTGACCGAAGGCGTCGATGTCGCCTTGAGAGTGCGGGAACTGGGAGATGAAGACCCACTGCTGGTCACCCGCCGCTTACGTCAGGCGCAGACTGTCATGGTCGCCAGCCCGGCGTTTCTTCGCGAGCGGCAGATCAAGACCCCGGACGACTTGAAAAACGTACCGATATTGGGCGCACTGGAAGCCGATCGGCTGGTGCATCTGCGGATGCTCGACCAGCAGGGCAAGGCCTGTGAAATGACATTCGAAGCCCGATTGGGCATCGACGATTTTCTCGTGCGCAAGGCGTGTACCCTGTCCGGGCTGGGTTTCACCGTGTTACCGATGATGTATTGCGAGCAGGAACTGGAAAACGGCTCACTGGTGCAGCTGCTACCTGACTGGTCATTGCCGGGCGGTTGGCTGCAAGCGGTCTACCCTCATCGGCGCGGGGTAATGCCGGCAGTACGCGCCTGGATCGACCATTTGATCGAATCATTCAATGCCTGTGGGGACCGACTGTTATGA
- the lpxO gene encoding lipid A hydroxylase LpxO: protein MKLIIAAIYVISIAYVHLRGKVRHKPGRQLSDHSTFLAPINCFLYMFSKIPNRPYLNPADFPDLSPLQAHWEEIRAEGQNLLKAGEIKRSNQYDDVGFNSFFKSGWKRFYLKWYGDSHSSAAKLCPRTTELVQSIGSIKAAMFAELPPGSKLVRHRDPYAGSYRYHLGLETPNDAGCYINVDGESYHWRDGEAVMFDETFIHYAENSTQQNRIILFCDVERPMKYRWAAAFNRWFSRTVMAAAGAPNDAGDKTGAINRLFAKIYTVRLRGKALKKRNRARYYLEKWAIFGGLLAIFVLI, encoded by the coding sequence GTGAAACTCATTATTGCCGCTATCTATGTCATCTCCATCGCGTATGTCCACTTGCGCGGTAAGGTGCGCCACAAACCAGGCCGCCAACTAAGCGACCACTCGACGTTTCTGGCGCCGATCAATTGCTTCCTTTATATGTTCTCGAAAATCCCCAATCGGCCTTATCTCAATCCGGCGGACTTTCCTGACTTGAGCCCTTTGCAGGCTCATTGGGAAGAGATTCGCGCCGAAGGCCAGAACCTGCTCAAGGCCGGGGAGATCAAGCGCTCGAATCAGTACGACGACGTTGGTTTCAACTCGTTTTTCAAAAGTGGCTGGAAGCGTTTCTATCTCAAGTGGTATGGCGACAGTCACTCATCGGCCGCGAAGCTCTGCCCGCGTACTACTGAACTGGTGCAAAGCATTGGCTCGATCAAGGCAGCGATGTTTGCCGAACTGCCACCGGGTTCCAAACTGGTCCGCCACCGCGATCCGTATGCCGGCTCGTACCGTTATCACTTGGGGCTGGAAACGCCGAACGATGCCGGTTGCTATATCAACGTCGACGGTGAGAGTTACCATTGGCGTGACGGCGAAGCGGTGATGTTCGATGAAACGTTCATTCATTACGCTGAAAACAGCACCCAGCAGAACCGCATCATCCTGTTCTGCGACGTCGAACGGCCGATGAAGTATCGCTGGGCGGCGGCGTTCAACCGCTGGTTCAGCCGCACAGTGATGGCGGCGGCGGGGGCACCGAACGATGCGGGTGACAAGACCGGTGCTATCAACCGATTGTTTGCCAAAATCTACACGGTTCGCCTGCGCGGCAAAGCACTCAAAAAGCGTAACCGCGCTCGCTATTACCTGGAGAAGTGGGCGATTTTTGGCGGGTTGCTGGCGATTTTTGTGCTGATCTGA
- a CDS encoding SOS response-associated peptidase family protein — protein MCGRLSQYRGIHDFVKALSMPNALVNNAGDQPFELYNAAPTTQLALFHQEGDVLHADRVRWGWRPHWSEEHPMPINARVEKVSHGPFFKAIWPHRAIVAIDNWFEWVYEGGPKKQPYLIRRKDRAPILCAAIGQYPRYEHQPDEHDGFVIITADSKGGMVDVHDRQPVTLNAELAREWLDPATPKERAEQIVLSQGEPAETFEWFKVDQAVGNVHNDGPGLIEPI, from the coding sequence ATGTGCGGACGACTTTCGCAGTACCGAGGCATTCACGACTTCGTCAAGGCGCTGAGCATGCCCAACGCCTTGGTCAACAATGCCGGCGATCAGCCATTCGAGCTCTACAACGCCGCACCGACGACTCAGCTCGCCCTCTTCCACCAGGAAGGCGACGTGCTGCACGCCGACAGGGTTCGCTGGGGCTGGCGGCCGCATTGGTCCGAAGAACACCCTATGCCGATCAATGCCAGGGTCGAGAAAGTCAGTCACGGCCCATTTTTCAAAGCCATATGGCCGCACCGGGCGATCGTTGCCATCGATAACTGGTTTGAATGGGTTTACGAGGGCGGCCCGAAGAAGCAGCCCTACCTCATCCGCCGCAAGGATCGCGCACCGATCCTGTGCGCGGCGATCGGTCAATACCCAAGGTACGAACATCAGCCGGACGAACATGACGGCTTCGTGATCATCACCGCCGACAGCAAGGGCGGCATGGTGGATGTTCATGATCGCCAGCCGGTGACGCTGAATGCCGAACTGGCCCGGGAATGGCTGGACCCGGCCACGCCGAAAGAGCGAGCCGAGCAGATAGTACTGTCGCAGGGCGAGCCGGCCGAGACATTCGAGTGGTTCAAGGTTGATCAAGCCGTGGGCAATGTGCACAACGATGGCCCTGGACTGATCGAACCTATCTGA
- a CDS encoding excalibur calcium-binding domain-containing protein, whose product MKLILVVLIIGLLAWKLSPELQPWVEAKLPPPKVTPTVATAPKPVSAPFKCDGRQYCSQMTSCAEAKKFLQNCPGMKMDGDNDGVPCESQWCQ is encoded by the coding sequence ATGAAACTGATTTTGGTCGTGTTAATCATTGGTTTGTTGGCCTGGAAGCTTTCCCCCGAGTTACAACCTTGGGTTGAAGCCAAGCTACCGCCCCCGAAAGTAACCCCTACAGTCGCGACTGCGCCGAAACCTGTTTCTGCGCCATTCAAATGTGACGGACGCCAATATTGCTCGCAGATGACCTCGTGTGCAGAGGCCAAAAAATTTCTGCAAAATTGTCCGGGAATGAAAATGGATGGCGACAACGATGGCGTGCCCTGTGAGTCGCAGTGGTGCCAATGA
- the dapF gene encoding diaminopimelate epimerase codes for MPLSFHKMHANGDDFVIVDSRNSANPVTSSLARRMGDRNRGVGFNQLAAVLDCDDADARLMFWNADGSTLDACGSATRGAADMLMRESNMTSIALRTNRGLLTCERTSAGAISVNMGEPLFGWSDIPLAQELDTAVLPLAGGPAACSMGNPHCTYFVDDLTAIDIATIGPTIETDPLFPLRTNVHFVQIINRQHIRLRIWERWGGIPLGSGSCSCGAAVSGIRRGLLDHSVEVECDGGTVTVQWDGVGPVFLIGPVKTIFSGTITDNLLQVL; via the coding sequence ATGCCGCTGAGTTTTCATAAAATGCACGCCAATGGCGATGACTTCGTCATTGTGGACTCGCGAAACTCGGCCAATCCAGTGACAAGTAGTTTGGCTCGGCGAATGGGTGATCGGAACCGAGGCGTCGGATTCAATCAACTCGCAGCAGTGCTTGATTGCGATGATGCCGATGCCCGCTTGATGTTTTGGAATGCAGATGGCTCCACGCTGGATGCTTGTGGCAGCGCAACGCGGGGTGCCGCGGACATGCTGATGCGCGAATCCAATATGACTTCGATAGCGCTGCGAACCAACCGTGGCCTACTCACTTGCGAACGAACTTCAGCCGGCGCAATTTCGGTCAACATGGGCGAGCCGCTTTTCGGCTGGTCGGATATTCCCCTGGCTCAGGAACTGGACACTGCTGTCTTGCCACTGGCTGGTGGCCCGGCAGCTTGCAGCATGGGCAATCCTCACTGCACCTATTTTGTGGATGATCTGACAGCCATTGATATAGCGACCATCGGACCGACCATTGAAACCGACCCACTGTTTCCTCTCAGGACGAACGTGCATTTCGTCCAGATCATTAACCGACAACACATACGGTTGCGCATTTGGGAGCGCTGGGGTGGTATTCCGCTTGGTTCAGGCTCTTGCTCTTGTGGCGCCGCTGTCAGCGGAATTCGTCGTGGTTTATTAGACCATTCCGTTGAGGTTGAATGTGATGGCGGCACCGTAACGGTTCAATGGGATGGCGTGGGCCCGGTCTTTCTCATCGGGCCGGTAAAGACTATTTTTTCGGGAACAATCACGGACAACTTATTACAAGTTTTGTAG
- a CDS encoding ABC-F family ATPase, with protein MISTANITMQFGAKPLFENVSVKFGAGNRYGLIGANGCGKSTFMKILGGDLEPSGGQVMLEPNVRLGKLRQDQFAYEEFTVIDTVIMGHEELWKVKAERDRIYSLPEMTEEDGMAVAELETEFAEMDGYTAESRAGELLLGLGIGIEQHFGPMSEVSPGWKLRVLLAQALFSDPEVLLLDEPTNHLDINTIRWLENVLTQRSSLMIIISHDRHFLNSVCTHMADLDYGELRLFPGNYDEYMTVATQSREQLLSDNAKKKAQISELQSFVSRFSANASKAKQATSRAKQIDKIQLAEVKPSSRVSPFIRFEQTKKLHRQAVIVERMAKGFDGKTLFKDFSFTVEAGERVAIIGPNGIGKTTLLRTLVNELTPDAGTVKWTDAAELGYYAQDHAHDFEDDCNLFDWMGQWTQGGEQLVRGTLGRMLFSNDEILKSVKVISGGEQGRMLFGKLILQKPNVLVMDEPTNHLDMESIEALNLALENYPGTLIFVSHDREFVSSLATRIIELSADGVIDFSGTYDDYLRSQGVLM; from the coding sequence TTGATCTCCACAGCTAACATCACGATGCAGTTCGGCGCCAAGCCGCTATTCGAAAACGTTTCGGTCAAATTCGGCGCGGGCAACCGCTACGGCCTGATCGGCGCCAACGGTTGCGGCAAGTCGACTTTCATGAAAATCCTCGGTGGCGATCTCGAGCCGTCCGGTGGCCAGGTCATGCTTGAGCCGAACGTGCGTCTGGGTAAATTGCGTCAAGACCAGTTCGCCTACGAAGAATTCACCGTGATCGATACCGTGATCATGGGTCACGAAGAGCTGTGGAAGGTCAAGGCCGAGCGCGATCGCATCTATTCGCTGCCGGAAATGACCGAAGAAGACGGCATGGCCGTGGCCGAGCTGGAAACCGAATTCGCCGAAATGGACGGCTACACCGCCGAGTCCCGTGCCGGCGAGCTGTTGCTGGGCCTGGGTATCGGCATCGAGCAGCACTTCGGACCGATGAGTGAAGTGTCGCCGGGCTGGAAACTGCGCGTGTTGCTGGCGCAGGCGCTGTTCTCCGATCCTGAAGTGCTGTTGCTCGACGAACCGACCAACCACCTGGACATCAACACCATCCGCTGGCTGGAAAACGTACTGACCCAGCGCTCCAGCCTGATGATCATCATCTCCCACGACCGTCACTTCCTGAACAGCGTGTGCACGCACATGGCTGACCTGGATTACGGCGAGCTGCGCCTGTTCCCAGGCAACTACGACGAGTACATGACCGTGGCGACCCAGTCCCGCGAGCAACTGCTGTCGGACAACGCCAAGAAGAAAGCGCAGATCTCGGAACTGCAATCGTTCGTCAGCCGCTTCTCGGCCAACGCCTCGAAAGCCAAGCAGGCAACTTCCCGCGCCAAGCAGATCGACAAGATCCAGCTGGCCGAAGTCAAACCTTCGAGCCGTGTCAGCCCGTTCATTCGTTTCGAGCAGACCAAAAAGCTGCACCGTCAGGCGGTCATCGTCGAGCGCATGGCCAAAGGCTTCGACGGCAAGACCCTGTTCAAGGACTTCAGCTTCACCGTTGAAGCCGGCGAGCGCGTGGCGATCATCGGCCCGAACGGTATCGGTAAAACCACCCTGCTGCGCACCCTGGTCAACGAACTGACCCCGGACGCCGGCACCGTGAAATGGACCGACGCCGCCGAGCTGGGCTACTACGCCCAGGACCACGCGCACGACTTCGAAGACGACTGCAACCTGTTCGACTGGATGGGCCAATGGACCCAGGGCGGCGAGCAACTGGTTCGCGGCACCCTCGGGCGCATGCTGTTCTCCAACGACGAGATCCTCAAGTCGGTCAAGGTCATCTCCGGTGGTGAGCAAGGTCGCATGCTGTTCGGCAAGCTGATCCTGCAAAAGCCGAACGTGCTGGTAATGGACGAACCGACCAACCACTTGGACATGGAATCCATCGAGGCGCTGAACCTGGCGCTGGAGAACTACCCGGGCACGCTGATTTTCGTCAGCCACGACCGTGAGTTCGTATCGTCCCTGGCCACCCGCATCATCGAGTTGAGCGCCGATGGCGTGATCGACTTCAGCGGCACCTATGACGACTACCTGCGTAGTCAGGGTGTGTTGATGTAA